The Clostridiisalibacter paucivorans DSM 22131 genome segment GGCAAAATGTAATGAAGAAATGGAACAGAAACTATAAAAACTGGGACTTAGTCCTTAATCAACTAATGATATTCTTTAAAGACAGAATAGATGCTTTTGTTCTGTAAGTTATCATTAGAAACCATTTCTTCATTAATAAAGATTATTGCCAAAACCATAAGATTTTATGAATATAATCATATAGCTTTGGCAATTCTATAATCAAAGTTAGTATCAATTTTGTTCTATATTATTTAATTTAATAGTTATTGTCAGATTGGATTTAAACTTCCTAAAAGCACAAAGTTATTTACAGACTCTTAAAACCTAAAAATCAATAGTTATTGGATGATTAAATCTAAAGAAAAATAATTGCCAACTATTACTTGACAGTAACTATCATTACTCTGTCATTACTATTTACATATTTTTTTGATATTCTTATTTTATATGTCTTATCTTTAGTAAAAGAATAAACTAAACTCTCATAGGTTTCTTTATCTAAATTTTTAGATTGGGTCTTCTTTGCAAAAACTACAGGCACTTTAAAATATTGAGCAGTAATAGATGCTATAGCAATGCCAGATGCCTCAATAGTAAGTATTTTATTTATCTTATTGTCTCTTAATCTTTTATAAAATTCTTTACCTATATCATTTAAAAATTCCACATCTAATTGATGATTTAAAAAATTATCAACTTTCAATATATCCTTACCGCTTACCCTGCCTTCTTTAAGAATTTTATCCTTTAGTAAATACATATTTTCCCTCCTATAAATAAAAAACTCCCTTTTTTTAAAAAAAGGGAGTTTATAGTACAATCCTGTACAAAAATAAAAAGATATCAAATATATACAGAACTAAAATATAAACACCCATAGTCAGATCATTTACGGTAATCCGGTAGAAACTTGTGGACCATATCTCCAAAATTATATGAGTGAACATTCATTTAGTTTTTTATATAGATTGTTCGTCATTTGATACCATTTTACATTATATTCTTTTAAAAATCAATAGTTATTTTATTTAATAAAATAACTATTAACTCTCTATACCTTTTCTAGCTTTCACACCTTTATTATAATAATGTTTTACTTCCTTCATTTCAGTTACTAAATCAGCCATATCTATTAATTCTTTAGGTGCATATCTTCCAGTCAAGATTACTTCCACATTAGGTTTTCTATTTTCCAATGCCTCTATTACATCGGATACTTCAAACAATTTAAAATACAATGCTATATTTATCTCATCTAATACTACTACATCATATTCTCCTTTTTTAAGTATCTCTTTACAAATAGCCAATCCCTCTTTTGCTATTTTTTTATCTTCTTCTTCTGGATCTCTATAGATAAAACATTCCCTACCGAATTGACGGATCTCAAATCCTGAAAGGATTTTCTCCGCCTTTACCTCACTATATTTCATTCCCTTTACAAATTGACCAAAAAATACTTTTTTACCAGCACATACTGCCCTTAAAGAAAGTCCCAGTGCTGCTGTAGTTTTTCCCTTTCCATTACCTGTATAAATCTGAATATACCCCTTATCCATACCTTTATCATCTCCTCTTTTTTTGAGGGGCCATATGGATTGCTTCTCCTGTTATTCCCATCAATGCCTCCATAAAAGACTCTGATACAGTAGGGTGTCCATGGATGATATCAGAAAAATCTTCTACTTTAAGTCCCTTAGCTATTGCTATTGTCCCCTCATGGATTATATCCGATGCATGGGGAGCTATTATATGAACTCCTAATATCCTATTGCTTTCATCCGCTATAATTTTCACAAATCCATCAGTTTCTCCCATAGTAATGGCCTTTCCATTGGCACCTATCATAAATTTACTAGTCTTATAATCTATGTCTTTATCCTTTAAATAATCCTCTGTATACCCTACCGAAGCCACCTCTGGAGTTATATATACACAACTAGGTATTACATCAGTATTTTTAATATTATTTACACCCATAATCCCCTCTGCTGCTATTATACCATGATGAGATGCCACATGGGCAAGCATAGCTCCTCCTATTACATCTCCTATGGCATATATGTTTTTCACATTGGTTCTAAAGTTTTCATCTACTTTTATACCTTTATTATAACTCACACCTATCCTATCTAATCCTAAACCTTCTATAAAGGGTCTTCTTCCTGTAGATATAAGGGCCTTTTCAGATTTCAATATCCTTTCTCCCTTTTTGCCTGACACCGTTAAATTCAATCCATATTCTACAGACGCTATCTCTTCTACAGTAGTATTAGTTAATATCTTTATACCTCTTCTTTTAAGATAACTAGCCAGTCTCTTGTATATATCCTTATCAAAATTATTCAATATATTTGGTAAAGACTCCACTATAGTTACTTTAGTACCCATAGCATTAAATATACCTGCAAATTCTA includes the following:
- the cobO gene encoding cob(I)yrinic acid a,c-diamide adenosyltransferase; translated protein: MDKGYIQIYTGNGKGKTTAALGLSLRAVCAGKKVFFGQFVKGMKYSEVKAEKILSGFEIRQFGRECFIYRDPEEEDKKIAKEGLAICKEILKKGEYDVVVLDEINIALYFKLFEVSDVIEALENRKPNVEVILTGRYAPKELIDMADLVTEMKEVKHYYNKGVKARKGIES
- the lpdA gene encoding dihydrolipoyl dehydrogenase yields the protein MDKRILIIGGGPGGYVAAIRASQLGAKVTLVEKQDLGGTCLNRGCIPTKALYKSAEVINMINNSKDFGIMVDYYNIDVNMLQKRKSDVVDKLVGGIKVLLKSNGVDIIKGNATIKDEYNVSVVKEDGKVININTDYMIIATGSQPFVPPIKGIESNGVLTSSELLEFEEIPESLTVIGGGVIGLEFAGIFNAMGTKVTIVESLPNILNNFDKDIYKRLASYLKRRGIKILTNTTVEEIASVEYGLNLTVSGKKGERILKSEKALISTGRRPFIEGLGLDRIGVSYNKGIKVDENFRTNVKNIYAIGDVIGGAMLAHVASHHGIIAAEGIMGVNNIKNTDVIPSCVYITPEVASVGYTEDYLKDKDIDYKTSKFMIGANGKAITMGETDGFVKIIADESNRILGVHIIAPHASDIIHEGTIAIAKGLKVEDFSDIIHGHPTVSESFMEALMGITGEAIHMAPQKKRR